The region CAAACAAGGATATATAATGAAAAAACTAATCAAAATATCGGCTATTGCGGCGCTTTTAGCAAGCTTTAGCTATGCGCAAAATTATGCTATAGACCATGCTCACAGCACATTAGGGTTTCAAGTTAAACACCTTAAAATAGCAAAAGTAAATGGTAAATTTAAAGCTTATGATGCTAAAGTTGACTACGACAAGGCAACAAACGAGCTAAAAATGCTTGAGGTAACAATAGACACCAAGTCAATAGATACAGACAACAAAAAACGTGATGAGCACCTATCTTCAGAGGACTTCTTTGATGCAGGCAAATTTGACAAAATCACTTTTAAAATGACCAAATTTGAAAAAGAAGGCAGTGATGAAGGCAATATTTATGGCGACTTGACCATAAGAGGAGTAACAAAACCCGTAAAACTTGACTTTGAATACGGTGGAGACACTAAAGATCATCATGGAAATGAAAAAATCGGCTTTAGCATCACGGGCGAAGTAATGAGAAAAGACTTCAACGTAGGCTCAAATTTTGGAGATGCTATGATCTCTGAAAAAGTAAAAATTCAAGTCAACGTAGAAGCTGCGGCAAAATAATTTCATACAAAAATTTGACCTTTTCACAAGGTCAAATTTTCTTCATATATCCTAAATAAATTTTACAACTCAAATTTCAGACATCAACTCGCACAAATGCCCAAATCATAGGCTCGTTCTTAAGCTCATAGCCTTCGTTAAAATAGTTTCTTAAACGCTCTTTTTCAACATCGCTTAACTCGCTTCCTATACCCCAAGTTACTTTTTTGATAAGCTCCTCTGCACTTGTGGCGGCGCAATGCTTGTTTTCGCTTTTTATAAAATCAAGCCTTGGCAGATAACCCATCTGAGCCAAGATATTTACAAGGTAGATATAATCGGGCTTTGGCTCGACCTCCTTCTTCATCACACGCAAAATTTCCTCATCGACGAAGCTGGCTCCAACTTTAAAAGTGATATAAACAGCCTTTTTCGCCTTTGAGATGAGCTTAGCGAGTGCGCCACGTAGATCATCCACCTCAAGGCAGCGCGAAGCAAATACGATATCGCAGATCGGCACATCGCTCCAGTCGTCTTCAAATGCCTTTTGTGCGGTTTTTATGTTGGTTAAATTTAACTTAGCCGCATTTTGCTCGGTAAATTTAAGCATGTTCTTTGAGTAGTCATAAGCATACACGCTTTTTGCTTTAGGCGCTACTTTTAGGCTCAAAGTTCCCGGACCGCAAGCAAAATCAAGCACGCTTTCAACGCCGTTAAAATCAACCCTGCTTAAAAACTCATCGATATAAATGCTATCATGCACGCTCTCGTTCATTCCTGCTGCTTTATTATCCCAGTCCTCTACGCTTTTTGAGCCAAACGAGCTTTTGGCTCGCTGAGCTTTATAAAGCTCGTTAAAGTCGATTTTATCGTAGTTTGAAGGTAGTATCATCATAAATCCTTTGAAATTTTATACAAATTTATCAAATCAAGCCGTATCAAGACAAGCCATCTTGCAAGATACAAATTTGCATTTAAAGCAAACTAAAGACTGTCTTTATACTTCTCGTA is a window of Campylobacter sp. CCUG 57310 DNA encoding:
- a CDS encoding YceI family protein; this translates as MKKLIKISAIAALLASFSYAQNYAIDHAHSTLGFQVKHLKIAKVNGKFKAYDAKVDYDKATNELKMLEVTIDTKSIDTDNKKRDEHLSSEDFFDAGKFDKITFKMTKFEKEGSDEGNIYGDLTIRGVTKPVKLDFEYGGDTKDHHGNEKIGFSITGEVMRKDFNVGSNFGDAMISEKVKIQVNVEAAAK
- a CDS encoding class I SAM-dependent methyltransferase translates to MILPSNYDKIDFNELYKAQRAKSSFGSKSVEDWDNKAAGMNESVHDSIYIDEFLSRVDFNGVESVLDFACGPGTLSLKVAPKAKSVYAYDYSKNMLKFTEQNAAKLNLTNIKTAQKAFEDDWSDVPICDIVFASRCLEVDDLRGALAKLISKAKKAVYITFKVGASFVDEEILRVMKKEVEPKPDYIYLVNILAQMGYLPRLDFIKSENKHCAATSAEELIKKVTWGIGSELSDVEKERLRNYFNEGYELKNEPMIWAFVRVDV